The following nucleotide sequence is from Solanum dulcamara chromosome 7, daSolDulc1.2, whole genome shotgun sequence.
ATATCGAATGTATAATGTTGTATATTGAATCGTGATTTGGGCTAAAGATTTGTAAAGTAAGTTTTACACTATAATTTTACAATATTAAGTTAGGTAATTctctatttttgtaatttttctcttatttaaaattataaaatcaaaaatcaaattgataatcttataaaaaatatcaataaaaaacTTAACTCAAtaacaataaatcaataatcctaattcttttgattttttttgatttcccaTCGATGTTCGGAGTCAGTGGCGGACCTAGACTTTTGTTCAAGTGAGTTTAAGTTACAAAGAACTACAACGACAatcgataataataatagtaataataataataatcattttttctttttttttattctcaTTATATCCCTAAAAAGTTGTTTTGAGGTGATATTTCTAACATAACGTATACTCTATTAAGTTTTTATCTAGTAAGAAAATTTTCCACACATTTTCAATTTAGCATGTTACTTATTATGCTTAGATATAACAATTAAACTACATCAATTTcgataaatcatatataaattaaaaaataatttagtaaaataataatccctctgttttaatttgtttaacatactttctttttagtctgtttttaaaaaaaatgtcccTTTCCTTTTTAGAAacttttaaatttcaattttccTCATGTCATGTTCAAAATCATAAGATTAATTGGTACATGtgatatatctttaattttagaacacaaaattcacaaaaaattcttcaatataTTAAACTACGTGTCAAGTCATAAAATGTCACTCAATTTGAAACAAATggagtaaataaataaaaatacactcACCTATCTTTTGTGTAtagtaaataaaaagaaaacataATACACAACTTtgtatattataaaaaatttaaactaaTTACTATCTCAAAACTGTAAATATATAGCCTAAattattaacaatttaaaataattctcaaatacgaaacttaaaaagaaatttgaactaataaattaaaaataaaaattatggctGTCTACTTTGAAGTTTGAACTCAGACAAGTTGGATGAATTTGAACCCATAAACCACTGATCCACGCTTTCTAATAGTGCTaaggtaagtttattttatttatatatttaatttctcaaataattaatacatgtataaaacAAATATTTTCAATCAAATGGGTTTAGCTGAATCAACTTGCACCAATGTAGGTCCATCCTATTCGGAGCCCATAGAGCCCCAGTAAATTTGGATCACGCACTGGGGCTCATTGGATGACACCCAGTATTTCTTTTGATTGGTTCATCAGTTAAAAGTGAGTTTTGCTCCTCTacctagagcccgtttggatgggcttaaaaaagtaacttttatgtataaagtgcttttagaactttgaagtgctgaaagttatttttataaataagtagttgagtgtttggataaaagtgcttatgatgtgaattttagggttaaaagaataaaaaaagttattttgagaatttagttaaaatataaaggatataaaagtaatttccatggtcaaagaaaatgactttaagcactttggaaaaaaaaagttaggaatcctaacttttcatttcaaactgattttaagaactttatggcttaaagtcagcattaggcaaacacgtacAAAAGCGgctatccaaacgggctcctagTAATATTGCTCCTCACCTCACAGGCAAGCAAGGGTTGAACATATTCTCCCATGGAGACTCTGAAATCAGCAGTTCCCGACGCCCTTAAGCAGGAAATAGCCAAGAGCACACTCGCTCAACTTCCATCAACATGCTCTTCCCTCCTCTATTTCTTTCACAATTTGCCTCAATTTCATCAAGTTCTCtcctcttctcttttctctaCCACTTATTCTTTTTTCACTACTATGTGTTTCCTTGTATTGTATTTAGATAGTACTTGTTTCTATATGTGTctacttcttttcttcttctggTGCTCCTGTGTACTGTGCCTGCAATTTTGCTTACATTGTACTTTTTTGCTATTCCCCAGATGATTAAGGACTTGACGGACCCTTCTGTGGCTCTATGTTGCAAGGACCGGAATGCTTCTTTGGAAGCCAAGCTTAAGGGAAATGAATACTTCTCCAAAGGAGAGTATTCTAACGCATTGCTTTTCTATTCCAAGGTCAgtcaattttgtttttttcttccaaattatacAATTGATATAGATAGGACAACTGGACAAGCTTTTCCCAGAATTTAGACAATTTACaaatatacaataataaatGCGAAAAGAGTGGAAAGTAAAAAAAGAAGGTTTATATTGGTCTGAAACAACTAACAAGAAGTATGGTAATTGGTAAGCCAATAAACATATAactaataaaataaagtcaGTCACTACTGAGACAACTCATCAAAGTCGTTTCAGATTCAGGGGCTAATTTATAGTCGAGTTGAAGGCACCAGTATACTCACTCATAAAGGTACTCATCAAATATGTGTTTCTAGTCTATGCCTGTAGGACTAGCTAATTTACtgccaaaaaaaaaggaattacaAAACTGGAGTCTTTCCTCTCATCAGGTAGGGTTGATAAAACATTATTGACATTTTATTCAAACCGTAACTTCAGCACGGATTGGCTTTTAGCTAGTTCAGAATTTCTAGAGATTAGGATATCTCAGTTTTATGAGTGAAATATTAGATGCGTCATTTCTGTATTGAAAAGGGAAATTAAGAGAAGCCTTAAATTCATGTAATCTTCCCTTCAATGCCTTGTTCATGTGAACACTCGTAAGTGAAAGAAGCAGCATTGGAGCAAGACTATGAAGAGGAGGAGAAAAATGTCACCCTTATGAAATTTCTGGTGATGGACTAGCACTCTTTTTATTTGGGGTGTTTAGCTGTGGGGTGTCAGTTGACCTGCATCCACAACACGTTATAAGAACTGCATTTCTTCTACACTGTCTTTCCTGCTTTccttctcttatttcttttgcattttaattttcactcttcttctgATAAGTATTTGACAATTCCTAATATAATATTGTTGTTGCCACTTCTGTGGATGGGATAGGCACTGCGTCTTGCTCCAGTAGATATGGATGATATGGAGATAAATCTGGTAGCATTGCTGTATGTGAACCGTGCTTCTACTTTGCAGGTGAATATTAAATGTTATCTATTTGCAAGCTGTTTCAtgctattatttttaaaaattggttCAATGGTAAGGACGCAACAGGTAATATGTGGTATGTGCGCTTGTCAAAAGTTCGAACTTTGTGATTGACTAGAAAATGATAGGAAATCTGGTATTTAAGTGGCACTAGGGTAGAGGGATGGGCCCATACTCCTCCGGAGTTTCGAACCTTGGGCCAACTGGGGTTGGCAAACTAACTGACATGGGATTTCTCTgttgttacttttttttttcagattgttttttgttattttccTTTTGCAATTAGCAAACTATCCTCTTCTGAGTTCATTGGCACAATATAGTTATCattaaggaaaaaataaaaaatttggaaTTGTTGATGGTAGTTTGATGAATTCTGGTGGGCTTCAAGTAGATGACAGTCTGGACTATGTTCTCGCTGAGAAGCAATTTTTTTCGTTTGAGAAGTTAACATATCTATTATCAACAAAGAAAAGCTACACCAATGGTGTACTTCTCGCTGAGAAGCAATTTTTTTCGTTTGAGAAGTTAACATATCTATTATCAACAAAGAAAAGCTACACCAATGGTGTACTTTCAGTAATAATTACAAGTAGTAGTTAGAGAAAGAAAAACCCACCACCTAGTCCCCCATAAACATTCTAAAACACTAGTAATCTTCCATCTCTCCCTTTGTCCTGGCAATTACCATCTCTGTCCCAGCAAGCCAGAACTTCGAATGTAATCCTTGGCATAGTCCATCTGAATCCTCTCAAATTGATGAAAAACTGCCAAAGTTGTTTTGTCACTTTACAATGTaagaaaagatgatttattGTCTCAGCTTCAGATTCACAAAAAAAGCATCTGAGATGAAAACCCCTTTTCATAAGTTTTTCTTGTGTTAAAACAGTTTGTCTGGTCACCAACCAAGTAAAACATGCCACCATGTAAGGGATCATCTTCCAAGGCCAGGAACCAAATTGAGGACTTGTATTGCTGTTGCATTTATAGGCAGATTTGACAGAGAATCTTCCCTGTCCTTCAACCAAACTAAACTGGAGTTAATATCTCAAAAGGTCACTCAATTTTGGAATTTATCTAGCAAAGTCATTGAACTTTGTAAACTGGAGTTAATATCTCAAAAGGTCACTCAATTTTGGGAATTTATCTAGCAAAGTCATTGAACTTAGGCTTTTGTATCAATGAAATCACTCaactaaatttatattaaaaaaatctaaCATGGcaaaataaatagcctgtttggattgacttatttttaagcagcttataagttgaaaaaaaaaagtaggtgcaggccagttttttttttttgacttataagctgttttcaacttataaattgtttaaaataagttcatccaaataaacccaactatttattggagcttattttaagcacaaaatgactttaagttggccagccaaatactcaaaaaaagttgaaaacagcttataagccaattcaaacggcctcaaaatatctttttatgCCATATAACTATAGACcccacaaataaataaaattaataaaaacttATTAAGGAATTTTTTAAGGGAAAACTTAATTagtaaaatattatgatattattGTATATTTAAAACTTACGATATACCATGATAGGTGTTTTACTTGAAAAAAAACCGACCAATTTTTGTAGATTGTAAATTTGGTGATTAATCAGAGAAATTTGTAGATTGTAGCAGTTGAAATTGTTGTAGATTTTAACTGCATTTATTTCACCATTGACGAGAACAAGGTAGAAAAATTGTCCGTTTTAAGTATACAACAATTTTTGTCCGTTAAAACTCCTTAataagtttttatttatttatttatttgtggtGTCTATATTTACAtggcataaaaaatattttattttgccATGTTAGATTTTTTTAATGTTAATTTAGTTGAGTGATTTTATTGATACAAAACAAAGTTCAATGACTTTGCTAGATAAATTCCCAAAGTTGAATGACCTTTTGAGATATTAACTCAACTAAAATGTCCACTTTGGTGGAATAATCCTTGAACTGTTCAAGGGTGTTGTAAAAGTCTGTCAACCTTCCCACTTCCCAATCATTGAGCATTCTCCAAAAGCTGAGATTCCATCCTTGATTATCCCTGACTTCCAAGATTGTTGCCCTCTGCTGTTGGTTCAAAATGTATATATCAGGAAACAAAATCTTCAAAGGTTGTTGACCAATAATCCAAACATAACTCCAGAAAGAAAATAGTTCTGTTGGAGTTTGATAGACTTTCAGTGGACAGATATTTCACTGATTAAGAAATGTCAAAGGAGGTAGAGGCATTAATGGAGATATAGGAAGAAGCAGAAAAAGAGGAACTTGTTTAGCTAGAGAAGTTCAGGTGCTAGTGCTGAAAATAACCATTTCACGGTAGGAACTTCTAAAAATGATAGTTCCAAACAATCAATTTCCCAACCTGTTTTTCAGGAACAATTATGAGGTCACCTTGTATTCTGAAATCTGAATCATTTTGTTTCTCTCTTCATTAGCAATCAATACTTTGCATTCTTTTATTTACCAAACCGAATGTTTTTGGTCTTCAGAAAATGGGCTTGCTTTTGGAGTGTTTACGAGATTGCATCAGGGCCCTTAGAGTATCTCCACGGTATGCAAAGGTGAATGCAGCTGTACTCGCTTTGctcctttttttctttgataAAATGCTTAAAGTTTTCCATTTCTTTTACTGTATATTTTCTTACCTTCTATTTCTTATTTGAATGAAGAAAGATACAATCTCTCTTGGGTCACAGTGAGCAGTTGATCTTTTACAGTAAGAAGAGTTTGGAATGTCGGTGCTATTTATTCAAAAACAAAAAGTGATCTAGTTTTCCCCCTCCTTGCGCTGTTTCTTTTTGACCAATAATTAATTGGCTTCTTAAAGCTGATCTCAGACTAACTCCAGTGAGTGGCTGAGTGCTCGATATTACATTTGGCAGAACATTCAGTTTTCCTCTGTCAAGCGTCATACTCCATTCTATTCCATATAATCTTCACATTATTTATAGTATTTACTGTTAACAGAAAATCAATAGATACAACAGTTAAATACTATTTTTTGGGGATTCAAAgctaatttaatatttatttcttcaatttcttgATTAACTCTCTCATTCACATCTCAACCAAGTGAAACTGCTGACTTTCAATTATACTTTACTTTAGGCATGGTTCCGGAGAGGTAAAGCAAACATTTCTTTGGGTAAGTTTGAGGATGCAATTCGAGATCtgaatatctcattaaagttAGAGATATCTTCAAGTGGAAAAAGGCAGATTGAAGCAGAACTAAAGATTGCACTAGATAAATTCAAGAGAATGGGGATCCCAGGGAAGAAAACCAACCAGAATCAGTCAGAAGTTCCTGGTAAGGCTCTATTGGTGACAAATTAATGGCATTTAATGTTTGTCTCTTCTTAGAAGACTAGCTGTTTGTCCTATAATGCCTAATTATGTTTTACTTCCCAAAATAGAAACTAGCTGTTAGTCCCTGAATCGTTCCTAAATAGTACCCAGTTCACTGTCTGTTATATAATATGTTTCTTTTGAATGTGAAAAGTTATGCTTGCACCTTTATCATACTTAACTCCTCCACATTCAAGGTTACATGTATTAAGCTGatctcatattctcattaatataattatttgatGTGCTTGAAAGATAGACTCTAATGCTGAACAGCAGATATCTATTTTTATAGAAGTGTTACAGTCGAGGACAGCAATATTCATCCTGTTTTCTTTGTCCTACTCCAGCATTAGATGCTACCTTTTTTCTGTCATTTGATGTTTAGGTCAGCAAGCTATGCTTTTTCTGCAGTGATTCAATTATCAAACTTCTTTATCAGTTAGCATTCCAACTTACTACATGACACTATTTCCCATACCTAGCAATTAGCAAAGTACTGAAGCAGCTTTTAGGACCAGGAGGAATTGCCTATGGGAGGGTAATAACAAGGATCACAAGTTTCACCTGGTAAAGTGGATTAAAGTGGTGCTGCCAAAACAATTGGAAGGATTGGGCATAAAAGATTTAGCTCTTCACAAGAAATGGTTATGGAGGTACACTCAAGTGGATCAAACTCTACGGAAGGAAGTAATCCAGGCAAAACATGGAGTCCAAAATCATTGATGCTCCAAGCTGTCTAGATCCCCTCATGGTGTAGGCCTATGGAAGAGTATATGCAAGCTTAAAGATGAGTTCTTTCAAAACACTAAGTTAGCAGCAGGTAATGGTATACATATCAGGTTTTGGAAGGATAGGTGGCTGGACAATATCATTCTGATGGAGGAATTCCCAAGTCTATTTCGAATTGCACGTGAACCAAATTCTCCCATCTCTCAGAATAGGGCAGACAACACCTAAAATGTACTATTCAGAAGGAACCAACAAGACTGGGAAATCGAAGAAGTGGTCAACTTGTTTTTTAGGCTAGAAGGCCAGGTGATAAATGTCCAGGAAGCAGACAAGTTTAGGTGGGCTAGTGACAAGGATGGTAAATACTCAGTGAAAGCAGGCTATGCAAACTCATATGCTCCTAACGAAGTGCTTGATAAGTGGCCATGGAAGTTGATATGGAAGACTAAGTTCCCAACAAAGATCATATGCTTCAGTTGGACAACTCTTCATGAAGCTTGCCTCACTCGAAACTaccttaagaaaagaaaatttcagattgcCAATAGATGTTACATGTGCCAACAGAACCTTGAGTCCAACAACCATCTATTTTTACATTGTACAGTCGCTGCTGACTTATGGAGTATATTTTTGTCGATATTTGGTATTAATTGGGTAACGCGACATAGCACCAAAGAGGCATTTGAACGCTGGTGCAATTGGAGAGTTGGTAAGGCCATCAAGCCAATCTGGAAGATGATACCTGCTAGTATCTTTTGGTGTATATGGTCAGAAAGAAACAGCAGATGTTTTGAAGGTTTATCAACTCCAAATCACTCCCCTAAGGCTAGGTGTCTTTTGTATCTATACAGTTGGCATTATTTTCCACTCAGATTCACCTGCGAACTTTTGAACTTTGTTAGCTCTCGGTACTGGTTTAGTCTTTTTTATAATTGAGCTAGCGAAGTTTAGTCATCTTCTTAACTTTCGTACTATTCTTCATCTTCTTGATGCCAGGCTGCCAGCAATGAAATTTCTTATTACTtcataaaaagaaaacaatCTTTTCCTGTCAGTAAGCATTCAAACAATAGTGCACCCAAAAAGTGCATGAATGTGTATAAAAAATCAGTAGCCCTTTATAAATGCAGGGAACTAGAAATACAAGGTGTTAGTATCATGAACATATAGCATCTTACACCAAAGTTTACTTTATCAATCTTAAGGTGGATTTGATCTTTAGTTACCTGCCAgtattcaacttataaattatGGTGActtcttcatcaaaaaaataaataaattatggtgACTCCATTTCCACTGGGTTTGTGCCTATTATCTGCTATCTTATCTTTGAACAATGAAATAAGTATATAAATCTTGCCTTACcaaaataaacaacaacaacaacaacccagtgtaatcccacagcgtggggtctggggagggtaaattgtacgtagaccttactcctaccaaggtaggacgactgttttcgggagaccctcggctcaataaagcaTACAAAGACGTTAGATAAGGCTAACAAGTGAAGATGTCAATAAGTTGAAAGCTATATGATAAGGCACATAACGGGGacgctacaaataaaataaagtaatcaaagtacggaaagtaataaataatagcAGACATCAgagaacaagaaattatagtgtgctAAAGCATCTACTAATACGATAGACTACtgtgactatgtactagccttctaccctaacatgggtcctccacaccctcctatctaaggtcatgttctcgGTCAGCTATAGCTGctccatgtcctgtctaatcatctctccccaatatttcttcggcctatccctacctcttctgaaaccatccatggccaacctctcacacctccgcactggggcatctgtgtctctcctcttcacatacccaaaccatcttagtcgcATTTcctgcatcttgtcttccatcgaggccactcctaccttgtcccgaataacCTCGTTCCTaattctgtcgctcctggtattcccacacatccatcttaacattctcatctcggcaactttcatcttttgaacgtggaagaccttaactagccaacactccgccccatataacatagccggtctaactaccactttgtagaacttgcccttaagttgtgatGGCACcctcttgtcacatagcacaccggaagtgagcctccatttcatccaccctgccccaatacggtgtgtgacatcctcgtcaatctccccgcttccttccatgatagacccaaggtacttgaaactaattttcttttggatggcctggtctcCAAGCCTAACTCccgcgccaacctcctaaggtgtctcactaaacttgcactctaagtactctgtcttggtcctactcagcttaaaccctttagactctagggtatgtctccaatcctccaacttagcgttaactccactatgagtctcatcgatcaggactatgtcgtttgcgaaaagcatacaccatggcacctcatcttgaatttgtcgtgttaatccatccatcaccaaggcaaataaaaatggactgagagctaatccttgatgcaaccccatcacaactgggaagtgctctgagtccctttctactgtccttaccctggttttggcaccctcatacatgtccttaatcaccctaatgtacgacACCGGTACATCTTTGGCCTCCAGACATCTCCACAGTATCTCtcatggaactttatcgtaagccttttctaggtcaatgaataccatatgcaagtccctcttcctctctctatactgctccactagtctcctcataagatggatggcttctgtagttgagcttcccggcataaatctgaactggttctctgaaatagacacttctctcctcaccctcatctccaccactctttcccacactttcatagtatggcttagaagcttaatacctctatagttgtcgcaTCTCTGGATATTCCCCTTGTTCTTGTATAgggggatcattacgctcgacctccattcttcgggcatcgttgctgtCTTAAGGATGACATTAAATAGcttagtcagccactccaaacctaccgagctcgcactctttcaaaattccacAGGAACCTCGTCGGGTCCGGTCGCTCTACCCCAGCGCATCTTACGGACAGCatccttaacctcctcgaccgtaatactcccgcaacacccaaaatcgcgacgcctccctgtatgttcctaatctcccaacacaatctctctgtcccttTGTCcctttcttcattcaaaagtttatggaagtaggactgccatctctgtttaatgagggtctcgtctaccaatacttttccatgctcgtccttaatgcactttacttgatccacatcacgtgcccttctctcccgcgccttaccaaaataaaaaatacaataaacaAAGTATACTGTTGCACACTTTTTTTTGATAATCGTGGTGACTTGGCTAGCTTGTGTGCTCCCTGACTAATTCCATGGGATTCCTGCCACTATTGTACTCTTTTCTTGGCATCTTAAAGTATtacctttattttatttaatttattggtAAAGTTTGTGCACATTCTACTATGAAGGGTATTCGAATTCTAATGCTGATTGAGCACCATAGAACTGATCATCATTCTCTTCATCGTGTATTGTTTGTGCATGGCGTTAAGTTTATCAAAATCAGGTAGCTCTTGATTTTCTTTGCTATATGGTGACATGCTTCTCTTCTCCTTTGATTTCTTATAATGTAGGTCTAATGTGACAGATGAGCCAGACCAAGTAAAACTTCAGTGTTTGCTTACTACAACCAAGGGGAGAGGAATGTTTTGTGTGGATGATGTTTCTGAAGCCTCCTTAGTTCATAAAGAAGATCCTTATGCTGCGGTATGAGCCAAACCCTTCGCCTTTCACAATGTCAactacttctttttttttttgctgacGACGGAGGTTTGGCTAGTTTGCATGCACCTCAACTAGTTCCATGGGTTACCTGCTACCTGCCGCCATCACAAGTACTGGGTAACTCTATCCAACAAGGCTTGGATATatggaaagaaatcacctagtgttatTTTCCTCTACTGGGATTTGAACATGAGGCCTCATGGTTCTTGACCTACTTCATCGACCACCCTTGGGTGCAGTGTCAACTACTGTTCTTACTTTCTTGACGAGTCTAATTTTTTCAGAGGGGTCCATTTTCTTTCATAACATTCGTGACATCTAAATAATCATTTTCTCCTTCTGCTCCCCCTTCATCTTTCTAGGGACTATGATATAGCTCACTCTGAGGATTTTCAGTTTTTCACAGACCAGTAATAGACATAAAATTATGAAGTACTAACCATTTGCTTCAAGGCTATTTGGTTCTTACCATGCTGAGTTCAATGCAGGTTATCTTGAAAAAATGTCGGGAGACTCACTGCCATTTTTGCTTCAATGAACTGCCAGCAGATGCCATTTCTTGTGCGTCATGTTCAATTCCATTATACTGCAGTGACTGGTGTCAAATACAAGCTGGTGGGCAAAAGTTCGATAGGAGCTCTAATAGTTTTAGTGGTCTTGAGGGCTTAACAAATGATCTGAAGAACTATATGTCAGATGTTGTTCTGGCAGGCGCTTCAACTTTAGATACTAGGCATATTGCTGAGCACAGGCATGAATGTCAAGGTTTTCATTGGCCTCTGATATTACCGTCAGAAGTAGTTTTGGCTGGTAGAATCCTTGTGAAAGTCATTGAGCAAAAGAGACACGCAAGTGCTGATTCTAACCTTATTGGGCTCCTGGTAATTGCTCAAATGCTTGAGCTCTTTTTTTCTTGTCTGTTTTTCCAAGAAGCTTTTAATTTCATAGCTGATGACTGGATTTTGTAGGATCTTTCTCACAATTATCTCCAGCTTCCTCCTGAAAGCAAATTGGAGATGCATATCTACTCTATCATTCTACTGCACTGTCTTCAGCATTTTTACAGAACTGAACT
It contains:
- the LOC129894054 gene encoding uncharacterized protein LOC129894054 isoform X2 — encoded protein: METLKSAVPDALKQEIAKSTLAQLPSTCSSLLYFFHNLPQFHQMIKDLTDPSVALCCKDRNASLEAKLKGNEYFSKGEYSNALLFYSKALRLAPVDMDDMEINLVALLYVNRASTLQKMGLLLECLRDCIRALRVSPRYAKAWFRRGKANISLGKFEDAIRDLNISLKLEISSSGKRQIEAELKIALDKFKRMGIPGKKTNQNQSEVPDEPDQVKLQCLLTTTKGRGMFCVDDVSEASLVHKEDPYAAVILKKCRETHCHFCFNELPADAISCASCSIPLYCSDWCQIQAGGQKFDRSSNSFSGLEGLTNDLKNYMSDVVLAGASTLDTRHIAEHRHECQGFHWPLILPSEVVLAGRILVKVIEQKRHASADSNLIGLLDLSHNYLQLPPESKLEMHIYSIILLHCLQHFYRTELPISGIMVSKPVILLSQIQVNSMAVVRMQAPEVKGPIYEPGNAVTSNLEQVKVGQAVYVAGSFFNHSCQPNMHTYFLSRTLHVQATEYILAGSELELSYGPQVEKLKDANLSEVARHVFESDYKLEPQHCLVCDSYRDLEASCAATSQAESCYKRLQDAIASNEVPTNILLDAVRCMDLLRTILHPYNKRIAEVEDNLAQAFCLVGELQAAIDHCKASIQILEKLYDANHIAIGNELIKLASLQILVGDSAASGSISRITAILSRYYGSNADDIYPYLRHLKDGQDADKSRSLSR
- the LOC129894054 gene encoding uncharacterized protein LOC129894054 isoform X1, with translation METLKSAVPDALKQEIAKSTLAQLPSTCSSLLYFFHNLPQFHQMIKDLTDPSVALCCKDRNASLEAKLKGNEYFSKGEYSNALLFYSKALRLAPVDMDDMEINLVALLYVNRASTLQKMGLLLECLRDCIRALRVSPRYAKAWFRRGKANISLGKFEDAIRDLNISLKLEISSSGKRQIEAELKIALDKFKRMGIPGKKTNQNQSEVPDEPDQVKLQCLLTTTKGRGMFCVDDVSEASLVHKEDPYAAVILKKCRETHCHFCFNELPADAISCASCSIPLYCSDWCQIQAGGQKFDRSSNSFSGLEGLTNDLKNYMSDVVLAGASTLDTRHIAEHRHECQGFHWPLILPSEVVLAGRILVKVIEQKRHASADSNLIGLLDLSHNYLQLPPESKLEMHIYSIILLHCLQHFYRTELPISGIMVSKPVILLSQIQVNSMAVVRMQAPEVKGPIYEPGNAVTSNLEQVKVGQAVYVAGSFFNHSCQPNMHTYFLSRTLHVQATEYILAGSELELSYGPQVGQWDCKDRQRLLEDRYSFTCQCTGCSELNVSDLVINAYRCTKLNCLGVILDRTVTRCEKRKLKLLIDAPTVYSKQVEKLKDANLSEVARHVFESDYKLEPQHCLVCDSYRDLEASCAATSQAESCYKRLQDAIASNEVPTNILLDAVRCMDLLRTILHPYNKRIAEVEDNLAQAFCLVGELQAAIDHCKASIQILEKLYDANHIAIGNELIKLASLQILVGDSAASGSISRITAILSRYYGSNADDIYPYLRHLKDGQDADKSRSLSR